From one Variovorax sp. PBL-H6 genomic stretch:
- a CDS encoding D-amino acid dehydrogenase — translation MKIAIVGAGIIGVTTAWELASDGHEVMVFERRSAAAEESSFANAGVVAPGYVTPWAAPGMRVKVLRSLLSAHGAVKLRWPLTGRDLAWMARWQRACQLESYLANRARMQRLAFYSRTRLHEITEARELSYERSDGYLVLLRSKREKKLVQPGLEVLRQAGSSFREVDADEARRIEPALSTETELAGAIHLPDDEVANCRQFALLLKWEAEALGAQFHFNCDLAPLSRAAPTELRLASGSEGHRFDAVVMCAGVASAELLRPLGLRIPVAPIYGHSISANIREPLNAPRSAVMDERYKVAISRLGMRVRVAGSAELGGSLNSLHPDALRTLYKVLQDWFPGAVTLQASVQQWKGARPMLPDGPPIIGPSGVPGVWLNLGHGSSGWALSCGSARVLADSMGGRDPGIDLEGLGIERLLKH, via the coding sequence ATGAAGATCGCAATCGTGGGCGCCGGCATCATCGGCGTCACCACAGCCTGGGAGTTGGCCTCGGACGGACATGAGGTCATGGTTTTCGAGCGCCGCAGCGCCGCCGCCGAGGAATCCAGTTTCGCCAATGCCGGCGTCGTGGCGCCGGGCTACGTCACGCCGTGGGCCGCCCCGGGGATGCGCGTCAAGGTGCTGCGCTCGCTGCTCTCGGCGCATGGTGCGGTCAAGCTACGCTGGCCACTCACCGGGCGCGACCTGGCCTGGATGGCGCGCTGGCAGCGCGCCTGCCAGCTCGAGAGCTACCTGGCCAACCGCGCACGCATGCAGCGCCTCGCCTTCTACAGCCGCACCCGGCTGCACGAGATCACCGAAGCGCGCGAGCTCAGTTACGAACGCAGCGATGGCTACCTGGTGCTGCTGCGGTCCAAGCGCGAGAAGAAGCTGGTGCAGCCCGGCCTTGAGGTGCTGCGGCAGGCGGGCAGCAGCTTCCGCGAGGTGGACGCCGACGAGGCACGCCGGATCGAGCCAGCGCTGAGCACCGAGACCGAGCTGGCGGGGGCCATTCATCTGCCGGACGACGAAGTGGCCAACTGCCGCCAGTTCGCCCTGTTGCTCAAGTGGGAGGCCGAGGCGCTGGGCGCCCAGTTCCATTTCAACTGCGATCTCGCGCCGCTCAGCCGAGCCGCGCCAACCGAACTGCGGCTGGCCAGCGGCTCCGAGGGCCATCGCTTCGACGCCGTAGTGATGTGCGCCGGGGTGGCCTCGGCCGAGTTGCTGCGGCCGCTGGGCCTGCGCATCCCGGTCGCTCCGATCTACGGCCATTCGATCAGCGCCAATATCCGCGAGCCCCTCAACGCCCCGCGCAGCGCCGTGATGGACGAACGCTACAAGGTGGCCATCTCGCGGCTTGGGATGCGAGTGCGCGTTGCAGGCAGCGCCGAACTCGGCGGCTCGCTGAACAGCCTTCATCCCGACGCGCTGAGAACGCTCTACAAGGTGCTTCAGGACTGGTTTCCAGGCGCCGTCACCCTGCAGGCCAGCGTCCAGCAATGGAAGGGCGCGCGACCGATGCTTCCCGACGGCCCGCCCATCATCGGGCCAAGCGGCGTTCCGGGCGTCTGGCTCAACCTGGGGCACGGCTCCAGCGGCTGGGCGCTGTCCTGCGGCAGCGCGCGGGTCCTGGCAGACAGCATGGGGGGCCGCGACCCGGGCATCGATCTCGAGGGGCTGGGCATCGAGCGTTTGCTGAAACACTAA
- a CDS encoding NAD(P)H-hydrate dehydratase, which yields MQRINAGTSAPLFDIAASRRIEHAAAAALPPHTLMQRAGLAVARLAMATAPHARTIWIACGPGNNGGDGLEAAAQLQYRGFAPVVTHIGNDHLPPDAAASLQRARDAGVRFEDVPPAHADLVVDALLGLGAARAPEGPMADWLRRMHAGPAPVLSVDTPSGLNADTGVLALDFLAPATAPAAPVRRLCLSLLTLKPGLFTAQGRDAGGELWFDDLGSMPSAERPAARLPGAPFAMPRPHTSHKGSYGDVAVIGGAPGMAGAVLLAATAALHAGAGRVYVGPLDPALAPLDTAQPELMFRAPDALDLFALTVVCGCGGGMAVRGPLPRVLQEARALVLDADALNAIAADGAFQTLLVARARSGRPTVLTPHPLEAARLLATGTAEVQADRLHAAQQLAERFGATVVLKGSGTIVAAAGEVPAINPIGNPRLATAGTGDVLAGMIGAALAAGRSPMAASCEAVWRHGDLADRWPHGVPLTAGSLARG from the coding sequence ATGCAACGCATCAACGCAGGCACATCCGCCCCACTGTTCGACATCGCGGCCTCGCGCCGGATCGAACACGCTGCCGCGGCCGCCCTGCCGCCGCATACGCTGATGCAGCGCGCCGGACTGGCGGTGGCGCGGCTCGCGATGGCGACCGCGCCGCACGCGCGCACGATCTGGATCGCCTGCGGTCCCGGGAACAACGGAGGTGATGGTCTCGAGGCTGCCGCGCAATTGCAGTACCGGGGCTTTGCACCCGTGGTCACGCACATCGGCAACGACCACCTGCCGCCCGACGCGGCCGCCTCGCTGCAACGTGCGCGCGATGCCGGCGTGCGCTTCGAGGACGTGCCACCGGCCCATGCCGATCTTGTCGTCGATGCACTGCTCGGCCTCGGGGCCGCCCGGGCGCCCGAAGGGCCGATGGCCGACTGGCTGCGGCGCATGCACGCCGGTCCCGCGCCCGTGCTCAGCGTGGACACGCCTTCGGGCCTGAATGCCGATACAGGTGTGCTGGCGCTCGACTTCCTCGCTCCTGCAACCGCCCCGGCTGCCCCGGTCCGCCGCCTGTGCCTCAGCCTCCTGACCCTGAAGCCCGGCCTCTTCACGGCGCAAGGGCGAGACGCAGGTGGCGAACTGTGGTTCGACGATCTGGGCTCAATGCCAAGCGCGGAACGACCCGCAGCCCGGCTCCCGGGCGCGCCGTTCGCCATGCCGCGGCCGCATACGTCCCACAAGGGAAGCTACGGCGATGTCGCGGTGATCGGCGGCGCCCCCGGCATGGCCGGCGCAGTCCTGCTGGCGGCCACGGCGGCGCTGCATGCAGGGGCAGGCCGCGTCTACGTCGGGCCGCTCGATCCCGCACTCGCGCCACTCGACACAGCGCAGCCCGAGCTGATGTTCAGGGCGCCCGACGCGTTGGACCTGTTCGCCCTGACCGTGGTCTGCGGCTGTGGCGGCGGCATGGCCGTGCGTGGTCCGCTGCCGCGGGTACTGCAGGAAGCGCGCGCGCTGGTGCTCGATGCCGACGCGCTCAATGCCATCGCCGCCGACGGCGCGTTCCAAACGCTGCTTGTCGCACGCGCCCGCTCGGGCCGCCCGACAGTCCTCACGCCCCATCCGCTCGAGGCCGCGCGCCTCCTGGCCACGGGCACGGCCGAGGTGCAAGCCGACCGGCTGCACGCTGCTCAGCAATTGGCTGAGCGGTTCGGAGCGACGGTCGTCCTCAAGGGCTCCGGGACCATCGTGGCTGCGGCGGGCGAAGTGCCGGCGATCAACCCGATCGGCAACCCACGACTTGCAACCGCAGGTACCGGCGACGTACTGGCGGGCATGATCGGTGCCGCACTGGCAGCCGGCCGCTCCCCGATGGCGGCCAGCTGCGAGGCCGTCTGGCGCCACGGCGATCTTGCCGACCGGTGGCCACACGGCGTGCCGCTCACCGCCGGCTCGCTCGCACGCGGCTGA
- a CDS encoding SDR family oxidoreductase: MGAEKRGRIAVVTGAGTGIGRSAALALLGDGWSVALAGRRLEPLEQVADESGAGARAFAVPTDVANPESVQALFAAAVERFGRVDLLFNNAGVGNPPGPFEEWTPEQWRGVVDINLNGMFYCIQQAFRTMQAQTPRGGRIINNGSISATAPRPNSMAYTATKHAVEGLTKTASLDGRKHDIAVGQIDVGNAMTELAARMTKGVPQANGEIAIEPVMDVSIVGQSVLYMANLPLEANVLFHTVMATKMPFVGRG; encoded by the coding sequence ATGGGTGCAGAGAAGAGGGGCCGCATCGCGGTCGTCACAGGCGCCGGCACGGGCATCGGCCGTTCCGCCGCCCTGGCCCTGCTGGGCGATGGATGGAGCGTGGCGCTGGCGGGCCGCCGGCTGGAGCCACTGGAGCAGGTGGCCGACGAATCGGGAGCCGGTGCACGCGCCTTTGCGGTGCCGACGGACGTGGCCAATCCCGAGTCGGTACAGGCCTTGTTCGCCGCCGCTGTGGAACGCTTCGGCCGGGTCGATCTGCTGTTCAACAACGCCGGTGTCGGCAATCCGCCGGGCCCATTCGAGGAGTGGACGCCGGAGCAGTGGCGCGGTGTGGTCGACATCAACCTGAACGGGATGTTCTATTGCATCCAGCAGGCTTTCCGGACCATGCAGGCGCAGACACCGCGCGGCGGCCGCATCATCAACAACGGTTCGATCTCCGCGACTGCGCCGCGGCCCAACTCCATGGCCTATACGGCGACCAAGCATGCGGTGGAAGGGCTGACAAAGACGGCTTCGCTCGATGGCCGCAAGCATGACATCGCAGTGGGCCAGATCGATGTTGGCAACGCGATGACCGAACTGGCCGCGCGGATGACCAAAGGCGTACCGCAAGCCAATGGCGAGATCGCGATCGAGCCGGTGATGGACGTTTCCATCGTCGGCCAGTCGGTGCTGTACATGGCGAACCTGCCACTTGAAGCCAACGTGTTGTTCCACACAGTGATGGCGACGAAGATGCCCTTCGTCGGACGGGGCTAG
- the rnr gene encoding ribonuclease R — MSHSGGLLDEVEGTVQGHRDGHGFVQRDDGEADIYLPPNEMRAVLHKDRVKARVVRQDRRGRPEGRVVEIIERPEQPIIGRLLHEGGIWLVAPEDKRYGQDVMIPKAAIGTAKVGQVVVVQLTEPPALFGQPVGRVKEVLGEIDDPGMEIEIAVRKYGVPHDFSEACLAEAKALPDKVRAVDKKGRVDLTDVPLVTIDGEDARDFDDAVYCEAAKVGRGKGWRLLVAIADVSAYVQTGSPIDIDAYDRATSVYFPRRVIPMLPEKLSNGLCSLNPEVERLCMVCDMLVTAEGEIYAYQFYPAVMWSHARFTYTEVAAILGNTRGPEAAKRKERVKDLLNLHDAYRALLAQRSKRGAVDFETTETQIICDEAGRIEKIVPRTRNEAHRLIEEAMLAANVCSADFIAEGKHPGLYRVHEGPTPEKKEILRGYLKAMGVGLSITDDPKPGEFQAIAEATKERPDAQQIHTMLLRSMQQAIYTPINSGHFGLAYEAYTHFTSPIRRYPDLLVHRVIKAILGKTKYQLPMLPTPGEAHAKLAKRLASRVKAPTAKPQKATVAPSKEVLAWQAAGLHCSANERRADEASRDVEAWLKCKYMREHLGEEYGGVVTAATTFGIFVTLDAMYVEGLVHITELGGEYFKFDEQRQELRGERTGIRYAIGTRVRVQVSRVDLDGRKIDFRLVREGEELSSRALKDKGLSTGGVPAKASTKRSARKKPETSAAAERSDRSERSDRSSDHAASAAPQSAMQAFRTAVKKAASKMKGRKPRR; from the coding sequence TTGAGTCACTCCGGCGGTCTGCTGGACGAAGTCGAAGGAACGGTGCAGGGTCATCGCGATGGGCACGGCTTTGTGCAGCGCGACGATGGCGAAGCCGACATCTATCTGCCTCCCAACGAAATGCGCGCGGTGCTGCACAAGGACCGCGTCAAGGCGCGCGTGGTGCGCCAGGATCGCCGCGGCAGGCCCGAGGGCCGCGTGGTCGAGATCATCGAGCGACCCGAGCAGCCGATCATCGGCCGGCTCCTGCACGAAGGCGGCATCTGGCTGGTCGCGCCGGAGGACAAGCGCTACGGCCAGGACGTGATGATCCCCAAGGCAGCGATCGGTACCGCCAAGGTGGGCCAGGTCGTTGTCGTGCAGTTGACCGAGCCGCCTGCGCTGTTCGGCCAGCCCGTGGGCCGCGTGAAGGAGGTGCTCGGCGAAATCGACGATCCGGGCATGGAGATCGAGATCGCCGTGCGCAAGTATGGCGTGCCGCACGATTTCTCCGAGGCCTGTCTGGCCGAGGCCAAGGCGCTGCCCGACAAGGTGCGTGCCGTCGACAAGAAGGGCCGCGTCGACCTGACCGATGTTCCGCTTGTCACCATCGACGGCGAGGATGCCCGAGACTTCGATGATGCGGTGTACTGCGAGGCTGCCAAGGTGGGTCGCGGCAAGGGCTGGCGCCTGCTGGTCGCGATCGCCGACGTCAGCGCCTATGTGCAGACCGGCTCGCCGATCGATATCGACGCCTATGACCGCGCGACCAGCGTCTACTTTCCGCGCCGCGTGATCCCCATGCTGCCGGAGAAACTGTCCAACGGCCTGTGCTCGCTCAACCCCGAGGTCGAGCGCTTGTGCATGGTGTGCGACATGCTGGTGACCGCCGAAGGCGAGATCTACGCGTACCAGTTCTACCCGGCCGTGATGTGGAGCCATGCGCGCTTCACCTACACCGAGGTCGCCGCGATCCTCGGCAATACCCGCGGCCCCGAGGCGGCCAAGCGCAAGGAGCGGGTAAAGGACCTGCTCAACCTGCACGACGCGTACCGCGCGCTGCTCGCCCAGCGCAGCAAGCGTGGCGCGGTCGACTTCGAGACCACCGAGACGCAGATCATCTGCGACGAGGCCGGCCGCATCGAGAAGATCGTGCCGCGCACGCGCAACGAGGCGCACCGCCTGATCGAGGAGGCGATGCTCGCGGCCAACGTCTGCAGCGCCGACTTCATCGCAGAGGGCAAGCATCCGGGCCTGTACCGCGTGCACGAGGGCCCGACGCCCGAGAAAAAGGAGATCCTGCGCGGCTATCTCAAGGCCATGGGCGTGGGTCTGTCGATCACCGACGACCCCAAGCCCGGCGAGTTCCAGGCCATCGCCGAGGCGACGAAGGAGCGGCCCGACGCGCAGCAGATCCACACCATGCTGCTGCGCTCGATGCAGCAGGCGATCTACACGCCGATCAACAGCGGCCACTTCGGCTTGGCGTATGAGGCCTACACGCATTTCACCAGCCCGATCCGGCGCTACCCCGACCTGCTGGTGCATCGAGTGATCAAGGCGATCCTGGGCAAGACCAAGTACCAGCTGCCCATGTTGCCGACGCCGGGCGAGGCGCATGCCAAGCTCGCCAAGCGGCTGGCGTCGCGGGTCAAGGCGCCGACCGCCAAGCCGCAGAAGGCCACGGTTGCGCCGAGCAAGGAGGTGCTGGCCTGGCAGGCGGCGGGCCTGCACTGCAGCGCCAATGAACGGCGCGCAGACGAAGCCAGCCGCGACGTGGAAGCCTGGCTCAAGTGCAAATACATGCGCGAGCATCTGGGCGAGGAGTACGGCGGCGTGGTCACTGCGGCCACGACCTTCGGCATCTTCGTCACGCTCGACGCGATGTACGTGGAGGGCCTGGTGCACATCACTGAGCTCGGCGGCGAATACTTCAAGTTCGACGAACAGCGGCAGGAACTTCGCGGGGAGCGCACCGGCATCCGCTATGCCATCGGCACCCGCGTGCGCGTGCAGGTGAGCCGCGTCGACCTGGACGGACGAAAGATCGACTTCCGCCTGGTGCGTGAGGGCGAGGAGCTGAGCTCGCGCGCCTTGAAGGACAAGGGCCTTTCGACAGGGGGCGTGCCCGCCAAGGCGTCGACCAAGCGCAGTGCGCGCAAGAAGCCGGAGACTTCTGCCGCCGCCGAGCGCAGCGATCGCAGCGAGCGCAGCGATCGCAGCAGCGATCACGCTGCCAGTGCGGCGCCGCAGTCGGCCATGCAGGCTTTTCGTACGGCCGTCAAGAAGGCCGCCAGCAAGATGAAAGGGCGCAAGCCGCGCCGTTGA
- the rimO gene encoding 30S ribosomal protein S12 methylthiotransferase RimO, with translation MSEVASPERISAPTIPKVGFVSLGCPKALTDSELILTRLSAEGYQTSKTFEGADLVIVNTCGFIDDAVKESLDTIGEALAENGRVIVTGCLGAKTGEAGGNLVRQMHPSVLAVTGPHATQEVMDAVHANLPKPHDPFIDLVPQAFGVAGLKLTPRHYAYLKISEGCNHRCTFCIIPSMRGDLVSRPVGDVLSEAKALFEGGVKELLVISQDTSAYGVDLKYRTGFWDGKPVKTRMLELVRTLGEIAEPYGAWVRLHYVYPYPSVDDVIPLMASGQVLPYLDVPLQHSHPAVLRRMKRPASGEKNLERIARWRELCPELVIRSTFIAGFPGETEEEFEHLLDFIREAGIDRAGCFAYSPVQGAAANDIPGMLSEAEREARRARFMEVAEAVSTAKLRRRIGATMQVLVDSAPGLGRKGGVGRTYADAPEIDGTVRLLPPEKISKTLKVGDFTRARIVGAEGHDLIALPI, from the coding sequence ATGAGCGAAGTAGCCTCCCCTGAACGCATTTCCGCGCCGACCATCCCGAAGGTCGGATTCGTGAGCCTCGGCTGTCCCAAGGCACTCACGGATTCCGAGCTGATCTTGACCCGGCTGAGCGCCGAGGGGTACCAGACCTCCAAGACCTTCGAAGGTGCCGACCTGGTGATCGTCAACACTTGCGGCTTCATCGACGATGCCGTCAAGGAAAGCCTCGACACCATCGGAGAGGCGCTGGCCGAGAACGGCCGCGTGATCGTCACCGGCTGTCTTGGCGCCAAGACGGGTGAGGCTGGTGGCAACCTGGTGCGCCAGATGCATCCGAGCGTGCTGGCCGTCACTGGGCCGCATGCGACCCAGGAAGTCATGGACGCGGTGCATGCGAATCTGCCCAAGCCGCACGACCCGTTCATCGACCTGGTGCCGCAGGCCTTCGGCGTCGCAGGCCTGAAGCTGACGCCGCGGCACTATGCCTATCTGAAAATCAGCGAGGGCTGCAATCATCGCTGCACCTTCTGCATCATTCCATCGATGCGCGGCGACCTGGTGTCGCGGCCCGTGGGCGACGTGTTGAGCGAGGCCAAGGCGCTGTTCGAGGGGGGCGTGAAGGAACTGCTGGTGATCAGCCAGGACACCTCGGCCTACGGAGTCGACCTCAAGTACCGTACCGGCTTCTGGGACGGCAAACCGGTCAAGACGCGCATGCTGGAGCTGGTGCGCACGCTGGGTGAGATCGCCGAGCCTTACGGCGCCTGGGTACGGCTGCACTACGTGTACCCCTATCCGTCCGTCGACGACGTCATCCCGCTGATGGCCAGCGGCCAGGTGCTGCCTTACCTCGACGTGCCGCTGCAGCACAGCCATCCTGCGGTCCTGCGGCGCATGAAGCGACCTGCCAGCGGCGAGAAGAACCTGGAGCGCATCGCGCGCTGGCGCGAACTGTGTCCCGAGCTCGTCATCCGCAGCACTTTCATCGCGGGCTTCCCCGGAGAGACGGAAGAGGAGTTCGAGCATCTGCTCGACTTCATCCGCGAGGCCGGGATCGATCGCGCGGGCTGCTTCGCCTACAGCCCGGTCCAGGGCGCAGCCGCCAACGATATCCCCGGCATGCTGTCCGAGGCGGAGCGTGAGGCGCGCCGCGCGCGCTTCATGGAAGTGGCTGAGGCGGTGTCGACCGCCAAGCTGCGCAGGCGCATCGGTGCCACGATGCAGGTGCTGGTCGATTCAGCGCCGGGGCTGGGCCGCAAGGGCGGCGTTGGGCGGACCTATGCCGATGCGCCCGAGATCGACGGCACGGTGCGGCTGTTGCCGCCCGAGAAGATCAGCAAGACCCTGAAGGTCGGTGATTTCACGCGCGCTCGCATCGTCGGCGCCGAGGGACACGATCTGATCGCGTTGCCCATCTGA
- the phaR gene encoding polyhydroxyalkanoate synthesis repressor PhaR, producing the protein MQSKKSAGDKPTQRVIKKYPNRRLYDTETSTYITLAEVKQLVMDKSPFVVRDAKSGDDLSRSILLQIILEEEAGGAPMFTEQVLANIIRFYGQAMQGYMGPYLEKNIQAMTEVQAQLAEKAQALTPEMWARFMTMQSPMLQGLMGNYVEQSKNVFLQMQEQMQKNTEQVLGAFGIKRPQGGQTDH; encoded by the coding sequence GTGCAGAGCAAGAAGTCCGCCGGCGACAAGCCGACGCAGCGGGTGATCAAGAAGTATCCAAACCGCAGGCTCTACGACACGGAAACCTCCACCTACATCACGCTCGCAGAGGTCAAGCAACTGGTGATGGACAAGTCGCCCTTCGTGGTGCGCGATGCCAAGAGCGGCGACGATCTCTCGCGAAGCATCCTGCTGCAGATCATTCTCGAGGAGGAGGCCGGCGGCGCGCCGATGTTCACCGAGCAGGTGCTGGCCAACATCATCCGTTTCTACGGACAGGCCATGCAGGGCTACATGGGTCCGTACCTCGAGAAGAACATCCAGGCCATGACTGAGGTGCAGGCGCAGTTGGCCGAGAAGGCGCAGGCGCTCACGCCCGAGATGTGGGCGCGCTTCATGACCATGCAGTCGCCCATGCTCCAGGGTTTGATGGGCAACTACGTCGAGCAATCCAAGAATGTGTTCCTGCAGATGCAGGAGCAGATGCAGAAAAATACCGAGCAAGTGCTGGGTGCCTTCGGCATCAAGCGACCCCAGGGCGGCCAGACTGACCATTAG
- a CDS encoding RelA/SpoT family protein yields MSGASVVDYPLSAATAERTPVQENMLARARTFAEPLIADETLDTGENTLAHADAVAAIVAAMGGSEAMQAASYLVYSCQHLNRPQEVIAKVFGDNFAALAVETTKLVHVQKQARSVTASAHLADGASTQTENVRKMLLAFSRDLRVVMLRLASRLQTLRYAAASKQPVPEGVARESLQVFAPLANRLGIWQVKWEIEDLSFRFLEPETYKLIARLLDEKRVEREGYVEQLRARLERELAAEGVKAAVQGRPKNIYSIVKKMRGKALDFAQVFDILALRVVVADVKDCYAALAWVHSNFQPISEEFDDYIARPKPNGYQSLHTVVREVVNGQAGKPIEIQIRTEQMHDHAEHGVAAHWAYKEAGHKGYAGVWASGEYDAKIAVLRQLLAWERDLSDGSQGQGLFDDRIYVLTPDAAIVELPQGATAVDFAYSVHTSLGHRCRGARVDGAMVPLNTPLQNGQTVEIIATKEGGPSRDWLNAELGYLASHRARAKVRAWFNAQVTHETVARGREAVEKVLQREGKTALKLDDLASQLGFKSADHLFEVVGKDEFSLRNIEMLLRPPEPASGPDDGVVIKKARTDGSGGKGGVLVVGVSSLMTQLAKCCKPAPPDLIRGFVTRGHGVSIHRADCSNFRTMAGREAERVIDVEWGEKRAGEASVYAVDVAVEATDRQGLLRDISDVFAREKMNVIGVQTQSVKGTAWMTFTVEIADAARLAQVLSVVGAVTGVRSARRR; encoded by the coding sequence ATGTCCGGTGCGTCGGTGGTCGACTATCCACTTTCGGCCGCTACTGCGGAGCGCACGCCGGTGCAGGAGAACATGCTCGCGCGGGCCCGCACCTTCGCCGAGCCGCTGATCGCCGACGAGACGCTCGATACTGGCGAAAACACGCTCGCCCATGCCGATGCCGTCGCCGCTATCGTGGCAGCCATGGGTGGGTCCGAGGCGATGCAGGCAGCCAGCTACCTGGTTTATTCCTGCCAGCACCTGAACCGGCCGCAGGAGGTGATCGCCAAGGTCTTCGGCGACAACTTCGCGGCGCTGGCGGTCGAGACCACCAAGCTCGTGCATGTGCAGAAGCAGGCGCGTTCGGTCACGGCCAGCGCGCACCTGGCCGACGGAGCCAGCACGCAAACCGAGAACGTGCGCAAGATGCTGCTCGCGTTCTCGCGCGACCTGCGCGTCGTGATGCTGCGGCTCGCTTCGCGGCTGCAGACCCTGCGCTACGCGGCGGCGAGCAAGCAGCCTGTGCCGGAAGGTGTCGCACGTGAATCGCTGCAGGTGTTCGCCCCGCTGGCGAACCGGCTCGGCATCTGGCAGGTCAAGTGGGAGATCGAAGACCTGTCCTTCCGCTTCCTCGAACCCGAAACCTACAAGCTGATCGCGCGCCTGCTCGACGAAAAGCGCGTGGAGCGCGAAGGCTACGTCGAGCAGCTGCGCGCGCGGCTGGAGCGCGAGCTGGCCGCCGAGGGCGTCAAGGCAGCGGTGCAGGGGCGGCCGAAGAACATCTACAGCATCGTGAAGAAAATGCGCGGCAAGGCGCTCGACTTCGCGCAGGTCTTCGACATCCTGGCGCTGCGCGTCGTGGTGGCCGACGTCAAGGATTGCTATGCGGCGCTGGCGTGGGTGCACTCCAATTTCCAGCCCATTTCCGAGGAATTCGACGACTACATTGCAAGGCCGAAGCCGAACGGCTATCAATCGCTGCACACGGTCGTGCGCGAAGTCGTGAACGGCCAGGCCGGCAAGCCGATCGAGATCCAGATCCGGACCGAGCAGATGCATGACCATGCCGAGCATGGCGTGGCTGCGCACTGGGCCTACAAGGAGGCGGGCCACAAGGGCTACGCTGGCGTTTGGGCGAGCGGCGAGTACGACGCCAAGATCGCCGTGCTGCGACAACTGCTGGCCTGGGAGCGCGACCTGTCTGACGGCTCGCAGGGTCAAGGCCTGTTCGACGACCGCATCTACGTCCTCACGCCCGATGCCGCGATCGTCGAGTTGCCACAGGGCGCGACCGCCGTCGACTTCGCGTACTCGGTACATACCAGCCTGGGACATCGCTGCCGCGGCGCGCGCGTCGACGGGGCGATGGTGCCGCTCAACACACCGCTGCAGAACGGGCAGACGGTGGAGATCATCGCGACGAAGGAGGGCGGTCCTTCGCGCGACTGGCTCAACGCGGAGCTTGGCTATCTGGCGAGCCATCGCGCACGTGCCAAGGTGCGCGCCTGGTTCAACGCGCAGGTCACGCACGAGACGGTGGCGCGCGGGCGCGAGGCGGTCGAGAAGGTGCTGCAGCGAGAGGGCAAGACCGCACTGAAGCTGGACGACCTCGCGTCGCAATTGGGCTTCAAGTCGGCCGATCATCTGTTCGAAGTGGTGGGCAAGGACGAGTTCTCGCTGCGGAACATCGAGATGCTGCTGCGCCCGCCGGAACCCGCTTCGGGGCCCGACGATGGTGTCGTCATCAAGAAGGCCCGCACGGACGGCAGTGGGGGCAAGGGTGGCGTGTTGGTGGTCGGCGTCTCGTCGCTGATGACGCAACTCGCCAAGTGCTGCAAGCCTGCGCCGCCCGATCTGATCCGCGGCTTTGTGACGCGCGGCCACGGCGTCAGCATTCATCGCGCCGACTGCAGCAATTTCCGCACGATGGCCGGGCGCGAGGCCGAGCGCGTCATCGATGTCGAATGGGGAGAGAAGCGCGCTGGCGAGGCATCGGTCTATGCAGTCGACGTGGCGGTGGAGGCTACCGATCGGCAGGGCCTGCTGCGCGACATTTCCGATGTGTTCGCGCGCGAGAAGATGAACGTCATCGGAGTGCAGACGCAGTCGGTCAAGGGGACGGCCTGGATGACCTTCACCGTCGAAATTGCCGATGCGGCGCGGCTCGCACAGGTGCTGAGCGTGGTGGGTGCGGTGACCGGCGTTCGTTCCGCGCGACGTCGCTGA
- a CDS encoding 3-hydroxybutyrate dehydrogenase, protein MLKGKTALVTGSTSGIGLGIAKALAQQGASILLNGFGDTDKPKAEIESLGVKVDYHGADMSRPSDIEDMMTFAAARFGRVDILVNNAGIQHVAKVEDFPVERWDAVIAINLTSAFHTTRLAVPAMREANWGRIVNIASAHGLVASAQKSAYVAAKHGIVGLTKAVALETATTGITCNAICPGWVLTPLVQKQIDDRSAREGISVTQAQNDLLGEKQPSLQFTTVEQLGGLAVFLCSPAADQVRGVAWQVDGGWTAQ, encoded by the coding sequence ATGCTCAAAGGCAAAACCGCGCTTGTCACGGGGTCCACAAGTGGCATCGGGCTCGGCATCGCGAAAGCGCTGGCGCAACAGGGCGCCAGCATCTTGCTCAACGGTTTTGGCGACACGGACAAGCCGAAGGCCGAGATCGAATCGCTGGGCGTAAAAGTCGACTATCACGGCGCCGACATGAGCAGGCCGTCCGACATCGAAGACATGATGACGTTCGCGGCCGCCAGGTTCGGCCGCGTCGACATCCTGGTCAACAACGCCGGAATTCAGCACGTCGCAAAGGTCGAGGACTTCCCCGTTGAACGTTGGGACGCGGTGATCGCCATCAATCTCACGAGCGCCTTCCACACCACGCGCCTTGCAGTGCCGGCGATGCGCGAGGCGAACTGGGGCCGCATCGTCAACATCGCCTCCGCGCACGGGCTCGTGGCGTCGGCGCAGAAGTCGGCCTACGTGGCGGCCAAGCACGGCATCGTCGGGCTCACCAAGGCCGTTGCACTCGAGACGGCCACCACCGGCATCACCTGCAACGCGATCTGCCCGGGCTGGGTACTGACGCCGCTGGTCCAGAAGCAGATCGACGACCGCTCGGCGCGCGAAGGCATCTCGGTCACACAGGCCCAGAACGACCTGCTTGGCGAGAAGCAGCCTTCGCTGCAGTTCACCACGGTCGAGCAGCTGGGCGGCCTCGCAGTCTTCCTGTGCTCGCCGGCCGCCGACCAGGTGCGCGGCGTAGCCTGGCAGGTCGACGGCGGCTGGACGGCACAGTAG